The nucleotide window CCGCCGGTCGCAGCGCCAGCGCCTCGAGCATCAGCGCGACCACATACGGCTGCGAGATCGTCTGGCCCGCGGCGATCGGCAGCGCCCGGTCGTCGCAGGCGGACTCCGCGAGCGCGGCCGGTACGAAGACGTGCCGGGGCACTTCGCGCATCGCCTGGAGCACGCGCGCGTCGCGAACGCCGCGCGCCTCGATCTGGCGCGCGACCATCCGCGCGCGCTTCGAGGCGTCGTCCATCAGAGCCATGGCGACCTCCGCTCTGGAAGCGCGCACGGCGCGCAGCCGGGTTCACCGCGGAAGAGCGCCACACCTTTGCAGCCGGCCCCCCGCGCGAAGAGCACGAGCTCGCGCACCTCGGCGGCGCTCGCGGAGGACGCGAGATGCACGGTCTTGGAGACCGCGCCGTCGACGAAGCGCTGCACCTCGGCCTGCACGGCGATCTGCGCCCGCGCGTCGAGCTCGCTTCCGCGGCGGAGCAGTCTGCGATCGCGCTCGGCCAGCTTCGGGAGCTCCGAGCTCGGGACCCCGGCCGCGAGCGCGGCGAGCACGGCGTCGCGGTCTCGGGTGCGCGGCCCGAGCCAGTCCTCGAGCCAGCGATCGACGAAGCGGATCTCTCCGGGCCCGAGCGCGATCGCCCGCACCGGATCGAGCAGCGGCTCGATGCCCCCGCTCGATCCGGTGAGCAGGCGTAGCGTGCCCGTCGGCGCAATGGCCGTCGTGGTGGCGTTGCGTCTGCGCGCGCCTCGCCCTCGCCAGGCGGGGTAGGGACCGCGCTCCTCCGCGAGCTTCGCGCTCGCCGATCGCGCCTGCTCGCACACGAAGCGCGCGATCTCGCCGGCGAGCTCGCGCAGCTCCGCGCCGTCGAAGTCGATGCCGCGGAGCAGCGCCAGATCGGCCAGCCCCAGGAAGCCCAGTCCGACCTTGCGCGTGCGCAGCGTCGCGCGCTCGATCGCGGGGTCGGGGAAGCGCGCGATCTCGAGCACGTCGTCGAGAAATCGGATCCCGACCTCGCAGGCGCGACCGAGAGAGTCCCAGTCGAGCGCGCCGCCCGCGTCGGCGAAGGCCGGAAGGTCGAGCGAGCCCAGCACGCAGCTCTCGCCCGCGAGCAGCGGCTGCTCGCCGCAGGGATTCGTCGCGCGGATCCGGCCGAGCTCGGGCTCCGGGTTCGCAGCCTCGATCGCGTCGGAGAAGAGCAAGCTCGGCTGACCGGAGTCGACGATGGCCGCGCAGATCTCGTCGAGGAGTGGAGACCCGCTGGCGAGGAACGCGTCGCTCGCGGCGAGCGCGAGCCCCATCCCCGCCATGGCCTCGCGCTCGGTCCGCGCGGCGCGGACCAGCTCGGCCGCGTCGGGGTGCTCGGCGTCGAGCACCGCCAGGTGCGCACCCGGTCTTCGCCCCGCGCGCTCGTTCACCCGCGCGGAGTGCGCGAACAGCTCGATGAACGCGAGCGGCCCGGGGCTCACCCCGCCCGAGCGCCGGATCGGAGCTCCGCGCGGGCGCAGCTTCGAGAAGTGGATGCCGGCTCCGCCCGCGCCCTGCTGGATTCGCGCGGCGAGGCCCAGCGTCTCGTAGATGGACGCGAGCGAGTCCTCGGGCTCGATCACGTAGCAGGCGGCGAGCAGGTTGGAGCGGCCCGCGTTGGCGAGAATCGGGACGCTGGGCAGGAAGCGGCGCGACTCGATCAGCCCGCGGTAGAGGTCGGCGATGCGCTCGCGCTCGCTCTGCAGCGGCTCGGCGCCCGCCACCGCCGCCGCGACGCGCGCGGCGACCGCGGGAAGATCCGCCTCGCCCGGAGCGGCGCAGAGCGCCGCGAGCACCGCCCCAGCCGCTTCCCCCTGCGCGCCGCTCATCGCCGCACCTCCGCTCGGACGAGCGAGCAAGCTCCGTTCCCTGCGCCCCGTTGTCGCAGCGATGTGCCGATCGCTCCCAGCTCGCAGCCGCGCCGATCCCTTGACCGGGCACGCCCGTTGCTCCATGAGAGCAGATCATGCCGATCGCCGCGATCGAGAAGCCCGCGGGGGCCTGGCGCCTGCCGCCGAACCTGCGCGACTACGACCAGGCCTGTAGGGGCTTTTCCTGGCAGGAGTCGCGGCGCGCGCTCGCCGGGCTGCCGGGCGGGCGCGGCCTGAACATCGCGCACGAGGCCGTGGATCGGCACGCGGCCGGGCCGCTCGCCTCGCGTGTCGCGCTGCGGTTCCTCTCTCGGGACGGGGTCACTCGCGAGATCAGCTTCCGCGAGCTCGCCGAGCAGACCAACCGCTTCGCGAACCTCCTGCGCGAGCTCGGCGTGGGGAAGGGCGAGCGCGTCTTCGCGCTCGCGGGGCGCGTACCGGAGCTCTGGATCGCGGCGCTCGGAACTCTGAAGAACGGCAGCGTCTTCTGTCCGCTCTTCTCCGCGTTCGGACCGGAGCCGATCCGTACCCGCCTCGAGCGTGGCGACGGCCGCGTGCTGGTCACCAGCGACCCGCTCTACACGCGAAAGGTCGAAGCGCTGCGTCCGGCGCTGCCGAAGCTCGCGCACGCGCTTCTGGTCGGCCGCGACGCGTCCGCTCCGCTTCGCCTCGGAACGCACGATCTCGGCGAGCGCCTCGCCGCCGCGAGCCCGAGCTTCGAAATCCCCCCCACCAGCCCGGACGATCCGGCGCTGCTCCACTTCACCAGCGGCACCACGGGCGCGCCGAAGGGCGCCGTCCACGTCCATGCCGCGGTCGTCGCTCACCGCGAGACCGCGCGGCTCGCGCTCGACCTGCAGCCGGACGACATCTTCTGGTGTACCGCCGATCCGGGCTGGGTCACCGGCACGTCGTACGGGATCGTCGCGCCGCTCTCGCTGGGCGTGACCTGCGTGGTCGACGAGGCGGAGTTCGATGCGGAGCGCTGGTACGAGATCCTCGAGCGCGAGCGCGTCTCGAACTGGTACACCGCGCCGACGGCGGTGCGGATGCTGATGCGCGCCGGCTCCGAGCTGGCGAAGCGCCGCGACCTGTCGCGGCTCCGCTTCGTCGCCAGCGTCGGCGAGCCGCTGAATCCCGAAGCCGTGCTCTGGGGCCAGCAGGCGCTGGGGCTGCCGATCCACGACAACTGGTGGCAGACGGAGACCGGCGGAATCATGATCGCGAACTTCGCCTCGCAGGCGATCCGGCCCGGCTCGATGGGGCGACCGCTGCCCGGAATCGAGGCCGCGATCGTCGCGCGTCGGCCCGACGGCGGCGTCGACGTGATCGCCGAGCCCGAGGTCACCGGCGAGCTCGCGCTTCGCGCCGGCTGGCCGTCGATGTTCCGCGGCTACCTGCACGACGAGCAGCGCTACCAGAAGTGCTTCGCGGATGGCTGGTACCTGTCCGGCGACTTGGTGCGCCGCGATCGGGACGGCTACTACTGGTTCGTCGGGC belongs to Deltaproteobacteria bacterium and includes:
- a CDS encoding ribonucleoside-diphosphate reductase, adenosylcobalamin-dependent, which produces MEQRACPVKGSARLRAGSDRHIAATTGRRERSLLARPSGGAAMSGAQGEAAGAVLAALCAAPGEADLPAVAARVAAAVAGAEPLQSERERIADLYRGLIESRRFLPSVPILANAGRSNLLAACYVIEPEDSLASIYETLGLAARIQQGAGGAGIHFSKLRPRGAPIRRSGGVSPGPLAFIELFAHSARVNERAGRRPGAHLAVLDAEHPDAAELVRAARTEREAMAGMGLALAASDAFLASGSPLLDEICAAIVDSGQPSLLFSDAIEAANPEPELGRIRATNPCGEQPLLAGESCVLGSLDLPAFADAGGALDWDSLGRACEVGIRFLDDVLEIARFPDPAIERATLRTRKVGLGFLGLADLALLRGIDFDGAELRELAGEIARFVCEQARSASAKLAEERGPYPAWRGRGARRRNATTTAIAPTGTLRLLTGSSGGIEPLLDPVRAIALGPGEIRFVDRWLEDWLGPRTRDRDAVLAALAAGVPSSELPKLAERDRRLLRRGSELDARAQIAVQAEVQRFVDGAVSKTVHLASSASAAEVRELVLFARGAGCKGVALFRGEPGCAPCALPERRSPWL
- the acsA gene encoding acetate--CoA ligase, which translates into the protein MPIAAIEKPAGAWRLPPNLRDYDQACRGFSWQESRRALAGLPGGRGLNIAHEAVDRHAAGPLASRVALRFLSRDGVTREISFRELAEQTNRFANLLRELGVGKGERVFALAGRVPELWIAALGTLKNGSVFCPLFSAFGPEPIRTRLERGDGRVLVTSDPLYTRKVEALRPALPKLAHALLVGRDASAPLRLGTHDLGERLAAASPSFEIPPTSPDDPALLHFTSGTTGAPKGAVHVHAAVVAHRETARLALDLQPDDIFWCTADPGWVTGTSYGIVAPLSLGVTCVVDEAEFDAERWYEILERERVSNWYTAPTAVRMLMRAGSELAKRRDLSRLRFVASVGEPLNPEAVLWGQQALGLPIHDNWWQTETGGIMIANFASQAIRPGSMGRPLPGIEAAIVARRPDGGVDVIAEPEVTGELALRAGWPSMFRGYLHDEQRYQKCFADGWYLSGDLVRRDRDGYYWFVGRADDVIKSAGHLIGPFEVESALMEHPAVIEAAVIGRPDPVAGESVKAFVVLRSCHEATPALVREIHGFARSRLGAAVAPKEIEIRDAIPKTRSGKIMRRLLRARELGLPEGDTSTLESGA